In Catenulispora sp. MAP5-51, the genomic stretch GCGCCGCCGATCATCATGATGACCGCGCCGATGACGTAGCCCCAGAACAGCGGCACGCGGTCCGGATGCGGGTTGTTCTGGCCGCCGATGAGGTGGCCGAACAAGAACGGTGCGACCACGCCGCCGGCGCCCTGGGAGATGGCGAAGAAGAAGGAGATCGCCTGCGCACGCAGCTCCAGCGGGAAGATCTCGCTGACCGTGAGGTAGGCCGAGGACGCGCCGGCCGAGGCGAAGAAGAACGTCACACACCAGAACGCCGTCTGCGTCGTGGCGTTCAGCACACCGGCGCGGAAGAAGAACGCTGACACCAGCAGCAGCACCCCGGAGAGCCCGTAGCTCAGCAGGATCATCTTGCGCCGCCCGACGCTGTCGAACAGCTTCCCCAGCAGGAGCGGTCCGGCCAGGTTGCCCAGGGCGAACGGGAAGAAGTAGTAGCTCGTGTGAGCCTTCGACACGCCATAGAAATGCTGGAGCACCAAGGCGTAGGTGAAGAAGATCGCGTTGTAGAGGAAGGCCTGGGTGACCATCATCGAGAAGCCCAGGATGGACCGCCGCGGGTACTGCCCGAAGAACACCCTCGCCATCTGCGGGTAGCTGATGCTCTTCTCAGGGGTGATCTCCAGCGCCTGGCTGTCCGGCACCTCCTGCAGCCGCACCCCGTCGGCCTCCACGCGGGCCTCGATGTCGTCGACGACCTGTTCGGCCTCCTCTTGGCGGCCGTGGGTCATCAGCCAGCGCGGGCTCTCCGGGATGTGGCGTCGCAGGAAGATGATCGCGATGCCGATCGCCGGGCCGATCAGGAACCCGATCCGCCAGCCGATGTTCTGCGGGACCGCGTCGGAGAGCAGGAACAGGTTCGCGGCCGCGCCGAGTGCCGCGCCGCCCCAGTAGGTGCCGTTCACGGCGATGTCGACGCGTCCCCGGTAGTGGGAGGGGATCAGCTCGTCGATCGCGGAGTTGATGGCGGTGTATTCGCCGCCGATGCCGGTTCCGGCGATGAACCGCAGGATCAGCAGGGACCACAGGTCCCAGGAGAAGCCGGCCAGGCCGCTGGCGACCAGGTAGATGCCCAGGGTGATCATGAACAGCTTGCGGCGTCCCAGCCGGTCGGTGATCCGGCCGAAGACCAGCGCCCCGACCACTTCACCGGCCAGATAGACCGACCCGACCGCGCCGACTTCGGCGTTGGTCAGGCCCAGCGAGCTCTGGTAGCCGGCCTGGGAGACGATCTGGATCTCCAGGCCGTCCAGGATCCACGACACCCCGAGTCCGACGATGACAAGCCAGTGAAATCTGCTCCACGGCAGCCGGTCCATGCGCGCGGGGACCAGGCTGCGATGAACTGTTCCGGTCGGTTCTCCCGCGACAGTACTCATCACTTGACCTCTCGAATCGACCCGGCGGCGACGGCAATGACCGACAGATGCCCGGCTTATCCGAACCGAATCGGGAGGGTCACCCGTTTGTCACGCCGTGACGACGCGTGATCCAGTCCGTTTGAAGTTGCCGGTGCTGGGCACTCTGAACCCTTACCGCGACTGTGGCCATCCACTGGCCGTCGTGCCGCGGAAGAAGGGGATGCGTGAGACCTGTGAGCACTGGCGTGGTTCCATGCCCTGCCACCGCACCGAACGGCCGAACCGCCGACGACCGGACGCCCGCCTTCCGGGCGCTGGGGATGCGTGTCGCGCGGCGGATGCCGAGAATCGATTCCGGAGTCCGAAACCTGCTGAAGACCGACATCGGCCCGAGCCCTGCCGGCGGTGACCCGAGCCCTGCCGGCAGTGACTCGCCACCTCGCGGCACCTGCCGGGGGCCAGTAGCGATGGATGAGGCGATTGGCGCGTGGGAGTGAGTACGGTGCGCGGTGCGGAGTTCCTGGTGGTCGCCAACCGGCTGCCGGTCGATTTGGAGCGCCTGGAGGACGGGACCGAGCGGTGGCGTTCGAGCCCGGGCGGCCTGGTCAGCGCGCTGGAGCCGTTCCTGCGCAGCCGCAAGGGTGCCTGGGTCGGCTGGTCCGGGCAGCCCGATCTGGACGTGGAGCCGTTCGAGGACGAGGGCCTGTCGATGCACCCGGTGCGGCTGTCCGGCGCCGACATCCGGGACTACTACGAGGGCTTCTCCAACGCGACCTTGTGGCCGCTCTACCACGACGTCGTGGTCAAGCCGGTGTTCGAGCGCGCCTGGTGGGACCGGTACGTCGAGGTCAACCAGCGCTTCGCCGACGCCGCCGCGGCCGCCGCCGGCAAGGGCGCCACGGTGTGGGTGCAGGACTACCAGCTCCAGCTGGTCCCGGCGATGCTGCGCGAGCAGCGTCCGGACCTGCACATCGGCTTCTTCCTGCACATACCGTTTCCGCCGGTCGAGCTGTTCATGCAGCTGCCGTGGCGGACCGAGATCGTACGCGGGCTGCTGGGGGCCGACGTCGTCGGGTTCCAGATGCCCCTGGGCGCCCAGAACTTCCTGTGGCTGGCCCGGCGCCTGCTCGACCTGGAACCGTCCAGGGCGGCGGTGAAGGTCCGCAGCCGCCCCGGGTCGGTGCCGTTCGAGGGCCGCCACGTCCGGGTCGGGGCCTTCCCCATCTCGATCGACGCGGCCTCCTTCGACGCGATGTCCCGGCAGCCCGCGATCATCAAACACGCCCAGCAGCTGCGCGCGGAGATGGGCGACCCGGAGCACCTGCTGCTGGGCATCGACCGGCTGGACTACACCAAGGGCATCGACGTGCGGCTGCGGGCCCTGCGCGAGCTGCTGGTCGCCAAGCGCGTGGACCCGGAGAGCGTGGCCATGGTCCAGCTGGCCACCCCGAGCCGCGAGCGCGTCGACCAGTACATCGCGATGCGCCGCAGCATCGAGGAGCAGGTCGGGCGGCTCAACGGCGAGTTCGGCCGGGTCGGCCGCCCGATCGTGCACTACCTGCACCAGCCGGTGGGCCGGGAGGAGCTCGTCGCGCTGTACGCCGCGGCCGACGTCATGGTCGTCACGCCGCTGCGCGACGGGATGAACCTGGTCTGCAAGGAGTACGTCGCCACCCGCCGCGGGCTCGACGGCGTGCTGGTGCTCTCCGAGTTCGCCGGGGCCGCGACCGAGCTGACCAGCGCCGTGCTCGTCAATCCGCACGACCTGGACGGCGTCGCCCGGGGCCTGGAGCGGGCGATGACGATGGACCCGATGGAGGAACGCTCCAGGATGCGGACGATGCACCGGCAGGTGATGACCCACGACGTGGACCGGTGGGCGCGATCGTTCCTCGACTTCCTGGATCCCGAGACGGCCGAGTTGGGCGAGCACACTGCCGACCACACCGGCGACCACGCCGCCGACCACGCCGCCGAGCACGCCGCCGACCACGCCGCCGACCACGCCGGCGCGGAACCGGCCGCCTGATGGCCGCCGAGACGCTGTCCGCACCGCTGCGCCAGGCGGTCGCGGGCCTGGCCCGCACGCCCCGGCTGCTCGTGGTGTGCGACTACGACGGCACGCTCGCGCCGATCGTCGAGGACCCGGCCAAGGCGGTTCCGCGCCCGGAGGCGATGCGGGCCCTGCGATCGCTGGCCGAGCTGCCCGACACGAGCGTCGGGCTGATCTCCGGCCGGGCCCTGCGCGACCTGGCCGCGCTGTCCGGGCTGTCCGGTGCTTCGGGGTCGAACGGGCCGTCGGGGTCATCCGGGTCGTCCGGGTCATCACGGTCATCCGGGGCGTCGTCCGGGGTGCACCTGGTCGGCAGCCACGGAGCGGAGTTCGACGCCGGGTTCGCCGACGCGCTGGACGACCAGGCGCAGGCACTGCGTCGCAAGCTGGAGGCCGGCCTGGAGGAACTCGTCGGGCACGCGCCCGGCGTGTTCCTGGAGACGAAGCCGGCAAGCGTCGCGGTGCACGTGCGCCGCGCCGAGCCCGCGGTCGGGGAGTCCGTCCTGGAAGCGGTCCGCTCCGGCCCGGCGCGCTGGGCGGGCATCCACGTCACCGAGGGCAAGGCCGTGATCGAGCTGGCGGTCCTGGAGACCGACAAGGGCGCGGCCCTGGACATGCTGCGCCGTCAGGCCGACGCCACCGCGGCGCTGTTCGTCGGCGACGACGTCACGGACGAGAAGGCGTTCGCGCGCCTGGCCGGCCCGGACGTGGGCGTGAAGGTCGGCCCCGGCCGGAGCCTGGCCGAGTACTCCGTGCCGGACACCGCGGACGTCGCGGTGATGCTGGCCGATCTGCTGGCGCAGCGGCAGGCCCGGCCGGGACACGAGACCGTTTGACATGCACGAGACTGTTTGAAGAGCCTCAAGCAGGACATGCGACGGACCTGAATTGCACTGACGCTACCGGAGGTATTCGATGACGCAGGCGATCCGAAGAGCCGTGATTCCCGCGGCCGGCATCGGCTCCCGCCTCCTGCCCCTCACCAAGGCCATCCCCAAGGAGATGCTGCCGGTCGGCGACCGGCCGGTGATCGAGCACACCGTCCGCGAACTGGTCGCGTCCGGCATCACCGACATCACGATCGTGGTGTCCGGCGGCAAGGATCTCATCCAACAGCACTTCCGCCCGAACCCCGCCCTGGTCGACCAGCTCCACGCCGAGAACAAGCACGCGTACGCCAAGGCCGTGCAGGACGTCGCGGAACTGGCGCGCGCCGGGCACATCACGTACCTGGACCAGCAGGGCCCGTACGGCAACGGCACCCCGGTCCTGAACGCCGCGCGCGGCACCGGCGACGAGCCGATGCTGGTGCTGTGGCCGGACGACGTGTTCGTGGCCAAGGTCCCCCGCGCCCAGCAGCTGATCGCCGCCTACGAGAAGACCGGCTGCCCGGTCCTGGCGCTGATGCCCATGAAGCGGGAGGACTCCGGGCGCTACGGCGTTCCCGAGGTCAAGGAAGACCTCGGCGACGGCCTGCTGCGCATCAGCAGGCTGCTGGAGAAGCCCGAGCCCGACATCGCGCCGTCGGAGTACGCGGCCATCGGCGGGTACGTGGTCACACCGCCGATCGTGGAGGAGATCGAGGCCATCACCGAGCGCTGGGCGCAACACCAGACCGGCGAGGTCTACCTCACCGACGCGATCAACGCCTATGCCGCCACCAGAGCCGTCTACGGACAGGTCATCGACGGACACTGGTACGACACGGGCAACCCGACGGACTACCTCGTCGCGCAGTTCGCCTCCGCCCTCGCGCACCCCGACTACGGACCGGTGCTGCGCGAGATGGTGCGCGACCACGGAGGTTCGGAGCATGCGGGTTCTGAGCACGGGGCGGCTCAGCAGGGTTCGTAGGCCCTCCAGCTGTCAGCCGAAGCCGCGACCAAGGCGCTGCCTTGGTCGCGGCTTCGGCATGCTCGGTCATTCGTTCAGCAGGGTGATCATAAATGCTCGATTCCTGCGAAGTGTTGACAGAATCGCGCATCGGCAGTCAACTGACAGCGGATCGATCCTTCTTCACCCCTCGTCAAGGTCCGCATTCTCGCCACAAGCCCCGGCGGGTCGCATCGACAGTGCGACCCGCCGGTCCGAGGCGCGGCCCTGACCCCGCTGCCGACGAAAGGATCCCCACCACCATGTCCAGAACCAGACTGGCGCGTGCCGGCGCCGCCGCACTGACCATCGTGACCATCGGGGCACTGACCCTGTGCGGCACCACCCCGGCCTGGGCCGACGTCGCCGGCGGCAACGTCCTGCTCAGCTGGTCCCTGCCGGGTGTGCCCTCCGGCGGGGTCGCGAACATCACGTTCCCGATGACGGTCAACGAGGCGACCCGCCACGCGGACGGCACCTATTTCGCCGCGCAGTTCAACTTCACCAACGCCCCGGACGTCGGCTACATGGGCCTGCAGCCGCGTCCCGATGCCAACGGCCAGGAACGCCTGCACGCGGCCTTCTCCAGCTTCAACGCCGGCACCACCTCCGACGACCCGCAGTGCTCGAACGGAGCCGACGGCGGGGCCGGCGTCAGCTGCGCGACCGAGTTCGACGCCGTGTACGGGGACGTGTACGACCTGACCGTCACCCAGACCGGCCCGGACACCTGGACCGGAACCGCGACCGACACCGCCACCGGGGCCAGCGCGCACATCGGCACCTACACGCTTCCCAGCGGCAGCGGCGGCCTGGCCGGATCCCAGGTCG encodes the following:
- a CDS encoding MFS transporter, with amino-acid sequence MSTVAGEPTGTVHRSLVPARMDRLPWSRFHWLVIVGLGVSWILDGLEIQIVSQAGYQSSLGLTNAEVGAVGSVYLAGEVVGALVFGRITDRLGRRKLFMITLGIYLVASGLAGFSWDLWSLLILRFIAGTGIGGEYTAINSAIDELIPSHYRGRVDIAVNGTYWGGAALGAAANLFLLSDAVPQNIGWRIGFLIGPAIGIAIIFLRRHIPESPRWLMTHGRQEEAEQVVDDIEARVEADGVRLQEVPDSQALEITPEKSISYPQMARVFFGQYPRRSILGFSMMVTQAFLYNAIFFTYALVLQHFYGVSKAHTSYYFFPFALGNLAGPLLLGKLFDSVGRRKMILLSYGLSGVLLLVSAFFFRAGVLNATTQTAFWCVTFFFASAGASSAYLTVSEIFPLELRAQAISFFFAISQGAGGVVAPFLFGHLIGGQNNPHPDRVPLFWGYVIGAVIMMIGGAVGWFLGVNAERQSLENVAPPISARGTSSGAASAASA
- a CDS encoding trehalose-6-phosphate synthase; this translates as MGVSTVRGAEFLVVANRLPVDLERLEDGTERWRSSPGGLVSALEPFLRSRKGAWVGWSGQPDLDVEPFEDEGLSMHPVRLSGADIRDYYEGFSNATLWPLYHDVVVKPVFERAWWDRYVEVNQRFADAAAAAAGKGATVWVQDYQLQLVPAMLREQRPDLHIGFFLHIPFPPVELFMQLPWRTEIVRGLLGADVVGFQMPLGAQNFLWLARRLLDLEPSRAAVKVRSRPGSVPFEGRHVRVGAFPISIDAASFDAMSRQPAIIKHAQQLRAEMGDPEHLLLGIDRLDYTKGIDVRLRALRELLVAKRVDPESVAMVQLATPSRERVDQYIAMRRSIEEQVGRLNGEFGRVGRPIVHYLHQPVGREELVALYAAADVMVVTPLRDGMNLVCKEYVATRRGLDGVLVLSEFAGAATELTSAVLVNPHDLDGVARGLERAMTMDPMEERSRMRTMHRQVMTHDVDRWARSFLDFLDPETAELGEHTADHTGDHAADHAAEHAADHAADHAGAEPAA
- a CDS encoding UTP--glucose-1-phosphate uridylyltransferase; translated protein: MTQAIRRAVIPAAGIGSRLLPLTKAIPKEMLPVGDRPVIEHTVRELVASGITDITIVVSGGKDLIQQHFRPNPALVDQLHAENKHAYAKAVQDVAELARAGHITYLDQQGPYGNGTPVLNAARGTGDEPMLVLWPDDVFVAKVPRAQQLIAAYEKTGCPVLALMPMKREDSGRYGVPEVKEDLGDGLLRISRLLEKPEPDIAPSEYAAIGGYVVTPPIVEEIEAITERWAQHQTGEVYLTDAINAYAATRAVYGQVIDGHWYDTGNPTDYLVAQFASALAHPDYGPVLREMVRDHGGSEHAGSEHGAAQQGS